Proteins encoded by one window of Candidatus Dependentiae bacterium:
- a CDS encoding CDP-alcohol phosphatidyltransferase family protein: MRLITPASWITLSRIALTPLVVYFFIQNLWGLGFIFFTAAMLTDLLDGFVARKFGQESPLGQILDPIADKILLSSSMYTLLSILDVSWQAKACIWFLITKEFILLFGGAILWFTSHFFIPPTILSRFVSVCEVALVSMLLCSKVCTYNLPDFILHAVLIINVFISSMLLLRYLIFLIKKHSK; this comes from the coding sequence GTGAGACTGATTACCCCAGCTTCTTGGATTACTTTGAGTCGAATTGCGCTTACTCCATTGGTTGTTTATTTTTTTATACAAAATTTATGGGGCTTAGGATTTATATTTTTTACGGCGGCAATGCTTACCGATTTGCTTGATGGGTTTGTAGCTAGAAAATTTGGGCAGGAATCACCGCTTGGACAAATACTTGATCCAATCGCAGACAAAATTCTTTTAAGTAGCAGCATGTACACGTTGCTTTCAATTCTGGATGTGTCATGGCAAGCAAAAGCATGCATTTGGTTTTTGATAACGAAAGAATTTATACTACTTTTTGGTGGTGCAATTCTTTGGTTTACGTCCCATTTTTTTATTCCTCCCACTATTCTTTCTCGGTTTGTTAGTGTTTGTGAAGTTGCCTTGGTTTCAATGCTTCTTTGTAGTAAAGTTTGTACATATAATTTACCTGATTTCATACTGCATGCAGTTTTAATTATTAATGTTTTTATCTCGAGCATGCTGCTTTTGCGATATCTCATTTTTTTAATAAAAAAACATTCAAAATAA